A window of Marinitoga sp. 1197 contains these coding sequences:
- the purQ gene encoding phosphoribosylformylglycinamidine synthase subunit PurQ: MKAGIIVFPGSNCDRDAEFALNMAGFKTEYIWHDYENIKDYNLIFIPGGFSYGDYLRAGALAKFSPVMKQIEKYILNENGFVLGVCNGFQILTEAEILSGALTKNNSLKFICKDVDIKPINRETAFSRYITKDSLTIPIAHSEGNYYIENYEELKNKNLIAFEYIKNPNGSIGNIAGIYNETFNVLGMMPHPERNSLKILGNGDGLEILLSIRRSLENE; the protein is encoded by the coding sequence ATAAAAGCTGGAATTATAGTCTTTCCTGGTAGTAATTGTGATAGAGATGCAGAATTTGCCCTTAACATGGCTGGATTCAAAACAGAATATATATGGCATGATTATGAAAATATAAAAGATTATAATCTGATATTTATCCCTGGCGGTTTTTCATATGGAGATTACTTGAGAGCTGGAGCATTGGCTAAATTTTCTCCAGTTATGAAACAAATAGAAAAATATATCTTAAACGAAAATGGTTTTGTTCTTGGAGTTTGTAATGGTTTTCAAATATTAACAGAAGCTGAAATATTATCAGGTGCTTTAACAAAAAATAATTCATTAAAATTTATATGCAAAGATGTTGATATTAAACCAATTAATAGAGAAACGGCATTTTCAAGATATATAACAAAAGATAGTCTAACCATTCCTATAGCTCACTCAGAAGGAAACTATTATATAGAAAATTACGAAGAATTAAAAAATAAAAACTTAATAGCTTTTGAGTATATTAAAAATCCAAATGGCTCCATTGGAAATATAGCAGGAATATATAATGAAACTTTTAATGTACTTGGAATGATGCCACATCCTGAAAGAAATTCATTAAAAATCTTAGGGAATGGTGATGGATTAGAAATTTTACTTTCAATCAGGAGGTCTTTAGAAAATGAATAA
- the purD gene encoding phosphoribosylamine--glycine ligase, producing the protein MRVTIIGNGGREHAIAWKLSKSEKIEKIFCIPGNVGTNIENKCENIKIDSIEEIIKFVKNNKIDFTIVGPEKYFIDGIVDEFQKENLKIIGPDKRASLLEGSKIYAKKFAKKYNIQTAKYKDFNDIDNALLYLKNKKFPVVIKADGLAAGKGVIIVNDYNEAKVALKSFMIDGIFSEAGKKVVIEEYLKGYEMSVFVLFDGENYKLFQTAMDHKKIYEREKGPNTGGMGAISPHPKLNEDLLKKIENKIIKPTITGIKEENLNYNGILFIGLIIQNNEPYLLEYNVRFGDPETQAILPLLENDLMEIFEKTYSKELNKIDIKWKDKISCCVVAVSKGYPFSYEKGFEITIDTNSQIFYAGTTLKNGKLLTDGGRVLSVVEYDDNIKKAREKAYNSLQKIKFKNMYYRKDIGNML; encoded by the coding sequence ATGAGAGTGACTATAATTGGAAATGGTGGAAGAGAGCATGCAATTGCGTGGAAATTATCAAAAAGCGAAAAAATAGAAAAAATATTTTGTATTCCCGGAAATGTTGGGACAAATATCGAAAATAAATGCGAAAATATAAAAATTGATTCAATTGAAGAAATAATTAAATTTGTGAAAAATAATAAAATAGATTTTACAATAGTAGGACCAGAAAAATATTTTATTGATGGCATTGTTGATGAATTTCAAAAAGAAAATTTAAAAATTATAGGTCCTGATAAAAGAGCTTCTTTACTGGAAGGAAGTAAAATATATGCTAAAAAATTTGCTAAAAAATATAACATTCAAACTGCAAAATATAAAGATTTTAATGATATTGACAATGCTCTATTATATTTAAAAAACAAGAAATTTCCAGTGGTAATAAAAGCTGATGGACTTGCAGCGGGTAAAGGGGTTATTATAGTAAACGATTATAATGAAGCAAAGGTTGCTCTTAAGAGTTTTATGATTGATGGAATATTTTCTGAGGCAGGAAAAAAAGTTGTTATTGAAGAATACTTGAAAGGTTATGAGATGTCTGTATTTGTGTTATTTGATGGTGAGAATTATAAACTATTTCAGACAGCTATGGATCATAAAAAAATATACGAAAGAGAAAAAGGACCAAATACTGGTGGCATGGGCGCAATATCCCCCCATCCAAAATTAAATGAAGATTTATTGAAAAAAATAGAAAATAAGATTATAAAACCTACAATAACTGGAATAAAAGAAGAGAACTTAAATTATAACGGTATATTGTTTATAGGCCTAATTATTCAAAATAATGAACCTTATCTTTTAGAATATAACGTAAGATTTGGTGACCCAGAAACTCAAGCTATATTACCATTACTTGAAAACGATTTAATGGAAATATTTGAAAAAACATATAGTAAAGAGCTAAATAAAATAGACATAAAATGGAAGGATAAAATATCCTGTTGCGTAGTAGCGGTATCAAAAGGTTATCCTTTTAGTTATGAAAAAGGGTTTGAAATTACAATTGATACTAATTCTCAGATTTTTTATGCTGGTACAACATTGAAAAACGGGAAACTTTTAACAGATGGTGGAAGAGTTCTTTCTGTGGTGGAATATGATGATAATATTAAAAAAGCACGAGAAAAAGCATATAATTCTTTACAAAAGATAAAATTTAAAAATATGTATTATAGAAAAGATATAGGAAATATGTTATAA
- the purS gene encoding phosphoribosylformylglycinamidine synthase subunit PurS, whose amino-acid sequence MKKFFFEVLIILKDGILDPQGSATQKVLKRLEYPIDNIRFGKLITFEITAKDKDNAEKIAKEITYNSLINPVLENFELKLLKEIEI is encoded by the coding sequence ATGAAAAAGTTTTTCTTTGAAGTATTGATTATATTAAAAGATGGAATTCTGGATCCTCAGGGTAGTGCGACACAAAAAGTATTGAAAAGATTGGAATATCCTATTGATAATATTAGATTTGGAAAATTAATTACATTTGAAATAACAGCAAAAGACAAGGATAATGCAGAGAAAATTGCAAAAGAAATAACTTATAATTCTTTAATAAACCCTGTTTTAGAAAATTTTGAATTAAAATTGTTAAAGGAGATAGAAATATGA
- the purF gene encoding amidophosphoribosyltransferase, translating into MLMEECGIFGVFLENKSNAIPYIVEGLISLQHRGQESAGIAYEKNNEIKVYKKMGMVADIFSNGIVKKINSHIAIGHVRYSTKGKSEIQNSQPFHVRFRNEHFAIAHNGQIENSEKLRKELEENGTIFLTESDTELILHILIKNLSKNILEWTLKDIARTIFKYVSPSYSLLLLFKDKIIAIRDKYGYRPLYYYESENGYFISSEDSGFNFLNPDYKNIKEILPGEAIEFSAHGIKKYKIESNKKRFCFFEHIYFARPDSNIFGRNVHLMREELGKLCAMENPIDADIVVPVLDSGFSAAIGYSKESKIPIEMGLMRNRYVGRTFINPNQKDREIGVRRKLPPISPVIKGKRVILVDDSIVRGTTMKKIITMLKDAGAKEIHVRIASPKVVNTCHWGVDIPEKKELIAFGKKVKEIKEEIGANTLGYTSLEGIRKILKEDYNNYCFHCFMEVHDEL; encoded by the coding sequence ATGCTAATGGAAGAATGTGGTATTTTTGGTGTTTTTTTGGAAAATAAAAGTAATGCTATTCCATATATAGTTGAAGGACTAATATCTCTTCAACATAGGGGTCAAGAATCTGCAGGCATAGCTTATGAAAAGAATAATGAGATTAAAGTCTATAAAAAGATGGGAATGGTTGCGGATATTTTTAGTAATGGGATAGTAAAAAAAATAAATAGTCATATAGCAATTGGTCATGTTAGATATTCTACCAAAGGTAAATCTGAAATTCAAAATTCTCAACCATTTCATGTTAGGTTTAGAAACGAACATTTTGCAATTGCGCATAATGGGCAGATAGAAAATTCGGAAAAATTAAGAAAAGAATTAGAAGAAAATGGCACGATATTCTTAACTGAAAGCGATACTGAATTAATATTACATATATTAATAAAAAATCTAAGTAAAAATATTTTAGAATGGACTTTAAAAGATATAGCCAGAACAATATTTAAATATGTATCTCCTTCATATTCCTTGTTATTATTATTTAAGGATAAAATTATAGCGATACGTGATAAATATGGATATAGACCATTATATTATTACGAATCAGAAAATGGATATTTTATTTCATCGGAAGACAGTGGATTTAATTTTTTGAATCCAGATTATAAAAACATAAAAGAAATATTACCCGGAGAAGCAATAGAATTTTCCGCTCACGGGATAAAAAAATACAAAATTGAGAGTAATAAAAAAAGATTTTGTTTCTTTGAACATATATACTTTGCAAGGCCAGACTCTAATATTTTTGGGAGAAATGTACATTTAATGAGAGAAGAATTAGGGAAATTATGTGCCATGGAAAATCCAATTGATGCAGATATTGTTGTTCCTGTGCTTGATAGTGGTTTTTCTGCAGCTATAGGATATTCAAAAGAAAGTAAAATACCTATAGAAATGGGATTAATGAGAAATAGATATGTTGGCAGAACATTTATAAATCCAAATCAAAAAGATAGAGAAATTGGTGTTAGAAGAAAGTTGCCTCCAATTTCTCCTGTTATAAAAGGGAAAAGAGTAATTTTAGTTGATGATTCAATTGTAAGAGGAACCACAATGAAAAAAATTATAACTATGTTAAAAGATGCGGGCGCAAAAGAAATTCATGTAAGAATCGCAAGTCCAAAAGTTGTTAATACCTGTCATTGGGGTGTGGATATACCAGAAAAAAAAGAATTAATAGCATTTGGTAAAAAAGTGAAAGAAATAAAAGAGGAAATAGGTGCGAATACTTTAGGATACACTTCCCTTGAAGGAATAAGAAAGATTTTAAAAGAAGACTATAACAATTATTGTTTTCATTGTTTTATGGAGGTGCATGATGAATTATAA
- the purL gene encoding phosphoribosylformylglycinamidine synthase subunit PurL: MNNFYVEVGLKEFEYEKIKRTLNKEPNELEIYMFSAQWSEHCGYKHSKELLKKLPKNIENENAGYVLIDDYAVVFKVESHNHPSAVEPYQGAATGIGGIVRDVLAMGARPVALLDSLRFGTSVKSKNIFEGVISGISGYGNSIGVPTIAGETFFDESYDSNPLVNVMCVGLVKKDKLASSKANSSEKLYVYVGSKTGRDGIHGASFASKELSGKDERPSVQVGDPFSEKNLIEATLEILSLRGVLACQDMGAAGILSSSSEMSFKGNLGCELYMEKVPLREKNMKPWEILLSESQERMLFLVEPGEEKEIEKIAKKYFLDYSVIGKTIEGKNIRILKNGNLLSEMPISALVDAPSMYRKTKEPEYISKIKNKSVKIDIDLKEALFKMLGNLNIANKSWIFEQYDYKVGTNTLIIPGKADASVIWIKNTKKGIAVTIDGNGLYTYINPFEGSKNIVFEAARNLVSIGSKPLGITDNMNFGNPEDDMVMWQFEKSIDGISHACKVLDVPVTGGNVSFYNESENKSILPTPVIGMVGEVNVDNIIDMTFKDNLDKVYLIGKVELDKRKLGGSLYQKILKNFVGGEIDIIDERLELNLYETILELIKNKIVKSVHDVSKGGIAIAILESALNGGKGFNGYIGNSIEELFGENQSRFIVSISPEKEKIFEKYLKDYNIDYKKIGEVMSADYGINLGFEKFSFKELYNTYFKSIESYMEE; this comes from the coding sequence ATGAATAATTTTTATGTTGAAGTTGGTTTAAAGGAATTTGAATATGAAAAAATAAAAAGGACTTTAAACAAAGAACCTAATGAACTGGAAATATACATGTTTTCTGCTCAATGGTCTGAGCATTGTGGTTATAAGCATTCAAAAGAATTATTAAAAAAATTACCCAAGAACATTGAAAATGAAAATGCAGGATATGTTTTAATAGACGATTATGCGGTTGTTTTTAAAGTGGAAAGCCATAATCATCCCAGTGCTGTAGAACCTTATCAAGGAGCTGCGACAGGTATTGGTGGAATAGTTAGAGATGTCTTGGCAATGGGCGCAAGACCTGTAGCCTTACTTGATTCATTAAGGTTTGGAACTAGTGTAAAATCAAAAAATATTTTTGAGGGTGTTATTTCTGGAATAAGTGGATATGGCAATTCAATAGGTGTTCCTACAATCGCAGGTGAAACATTTTTTGATGAGAGTTATGATTCAAATCCACTTGTAAATGTTATGTGTGTGGGTTTGGTGAAAAAAGACAAATTAGCATCATCAAAAGCTAATTCATCAGAAAAATTATATGTTTATGTTGGTTCAAAAACAGGAAGAGATGGTATTCACGGAGCGTCATTTGCATCTAAAGAACTTTCAGGAAAAGACGAAAGACCTTCTGTTCAGGTAGGAGATCCATTCTCTGAAAAAAATTTAATCGAGGCAACTCTTGAAATATTAAGTTTAAGAGGGGTCTTGGCATGTCAGGATATGGGAGCTGCTGGTATTTTGAGTTCTTCATCAGAAATGTCTTTTAAAGGAAATCTTGGTTGTGAATTATATATGGAAAAGGTTCCTTTGAGAGAAAAGAACATGAAACCATGGGAAATATTGTTATCAGAATCTCAGGAAAGAATGCTATTTTTAGTTGAACCCGGGGAAGAAAAAGAAATAGAAAAAATTGCAAAAAAATACTTTTTGGATTATTCAGTAATAGGCAAAACTATAGAAGGAAAGAATATAAGAATTTTAAAAAATGGAAATTTATTATCAGAAATGCCTATTTCTGCCCTTGTTGATGCACCATCAATGTATAGAAAAACAAAAGAACCCGAGTATATATCAAAAATAAAAAATAAAAGTGTAAAAATAGATATTGATTTAAAAGAAGCTTTATTTAAGATGTTAGGTAATCTGAATATAGCGAATAAATCCTGGATATTCGAACAATATGATTATAAAGTAGGAACAAATACTTTAATTATTCCAGGGAAAGCAGATGCTTCTGTAATATGGATAAAAAATACAAAAAAAGGAATAGCAGTTACAATCGATGGAAATGGTTTATATACATATATTAATCCATTTGAAGGAAGTAAAAATATCGTTTTTGAAGCGGCAAGGAATCTCGTCTCTATTGGATCAAAACCGTTAGGAATTACTGATAATATGAATTTTGGTAATCCTGAAGATGATATGGTTATGTGGCAATTTGAAAAAAGTATAGATGGGATATCACATGCATGTAAAGTTCTCGATGTTCCTGTAACTGGTGGTAATGTTAGTTTTTATAATGAATCAGAAAATAAATCAATATTGCCAACACCTGTAATTGGCATGGTTGGAGAAGTGAATGTGGATAATATTATTGACATGACGTTTAAAGACAATCTTGATAAAGTTTATTTAATAGGAAAAGTTGAACTGGATAAAAGAAAGTTAGGCGGTAGTTTATATCAGAAAATTTTAAAAAATTTTGTTGGTGGAGAGATAGACATTATAGATGAAAGATTAGAATTAAATTTATATGAAACAATATTAGAGTTAATAAAGAATAAAATTGTTAAATCTGTTCATGATGTATCAAAAGGCGGTATAGCAATTGCTATATTGGAATCAGCTTTAAATGGTGGAAAAGGATTTAATGGTTATATAGGTAACAGTATTGAGGAATTATTTGGAGAAAACCAATCAAGATTTATTGTTTCAATATCTCCTGAAAAAGAAAAAATCTTTGAAAAATATTTGAAAGATTACAATATTGATTATAAAAAAATTGGAGAAGTTATGTCGGCTGATTATGGAATTAATTTAGGTTTTGAAAAATTTAGTTTTAAGGAATTATACAATACATATTTTAAATCTATTGAATCATATATGGAGGAATGA
- the purM gene encoding phosphoribosylformylglycinamidine cyclo-ligase — protein sequence MNYKNSGVNIDEANKMINNIKDKLKENAEMYAGLFPIKYILKNYDNPILVASTDGVGTKMILLEERKKWDIIAKDLVAMVLNDLVCVGAKPLFFLDYYATGKLNNIDGSEFLNSLIDVLESVNCRLIGGETAELPGLLINNRVDVAGFGVGIVDKNEILGKKNVKEGDILIGIKSSGIHSNGFSLIRKLLNDGVLEFSERLITPTKLMVNQTLSIRKFINAAAHITGGGIEENLSRVIPEELSAKVYVNWTLDKVFFDILNAGVSIKEAFKVFNMGIGMIYVVSPDKLNMVKNKLSEYKEEIIELGKITKGKRKVELIF from the coding sequence ATGAATTATAAAAATAGTGGCGTAAATATAGATGAAGCAAATAAAATGATCAATAATATAAAAGATAAATTAAAAGAGAATGCTGAAATGTATGCTGGTCTTTTTCCAATTAAGTATATTTTAAAGAATTATGATAATCCCATATTAGTCGCAAGTACAGATGGAGTAGGAACAAAAATGATTTTGCTTGAAGAAAGAAAAAAATGGGATATTATAGCTAAAGATCTCGTAGCGATGGTATTAAATGATCTTGTTTGTGTTGGAGCGAAACCTTTATTTTTCCTTGATTATTATGCAACAGGAAAGCTAAACAATATTGATGGTTCGGAATTTTTGAATTCATTAATTGATGTATTAGAAAGCGTTAACTGCAGACTAATTGGTGGCGAAACGGCTGAATTACCTGGATTATTGATAAACAATAGAGTAGATGTTGCAGGTTTTGGAGTTGGTATAGTTGATAAAAATGAAATTTTAGGAAAAAAAAATGTAAAAGAAGGTGACATATTAATAGGAATAAAATCTAGTGGTATACACTCAAATGGTTTTTCATTAATCAGAAAATTATTAAATGACGGAGTTTTAGAATTTTCAGAAAGATTAATCACTCCAACGAAGTTAATGGTTAATCAAACTCTATCAATAAGGAAATTTATAAATGCTGCAGCACATATAACAGGTGGAGGTATAGAAGAAAATTTATCTCGAGTAATTCCAGAAGAATTAAGTGCCAAAGTGTATGTTAACTGGACTTTAGATAAAGTTTTTTTTGATATATTGAATGCAGGAGTTTCTATAAAAGAGGCATTTAAAGTATTTAATATGGGAATAGGAATGATTTATGTTGTAAGTCCAGATAAATTAAATATGGTTAAAAATAAACTTTCTGAATATAAAGAAGAAATTATAGAACTTGGTAAAATAACAAAAGGAAAAAGAAAGGTAGAATTAATATTTTAG
- a CDS encoding nitroreductase family protein: MNIYELAKKRKTVRKFKTDIPSLEDIKYALNVAKEAPSGKNDQPWKFLLIDEIDKKVKIREICEKGEKAFYEKSKGKLRKWLEEKGFSWKKEFLTQAPYLLLAFSYVRSPFASESLWLSIGYLLLALEEKGLSTVTYTPTNFNEVSKFVNIPKNYKLEVILPIGYSDDIKPKYERKKLSEILYYNNF, encoded by the coding sequence ATGAATATATATGAATTGGCGAAAAAAAGAAAAACTGTAAGAAAATTTAAAACAGATATACCGTCTTTAGAGGATATTAAATATGCTTTGAATGTTGCAAAGGAAGCACCGTCTGGTAAAAATGATCAACCATGGAAATTTTTATTAATTGATGAAATAGATAAAAAAGTTAAAATTAGAGAAATTTGTGAAAAGGGAGAAAAAGCTTTCTATGAAAAATCAAAAGGGAAATTAAGAAAATGGCTTGAAGAAAAAGGCTTTTCCTGGAAAAAAGAATTTTTAACTCAAGCACCATATTTATTATTAGCCTTTTCTTATGTTAGATCACCTTTTGCTAGCGAGTCATTATGGCTTTCAATAGGGTATTTATTACTGGCTTTGGAGGAAAAAGGATTGTCAACGGTAACTTATACACCAACAAATTTTAATGAAGTTTCTAAATTTGTAAACATTCCAAAAAATTATAAGCTTGAAGTTATACTACCAATAGGATATTCTGATGATATTAAACCAAAATATGAAAGAAAGAAATTGAGTGAAATTTTGTATTATAATAATTTTTAA
- a CDS encoding SLC13 family permease: MIENNLIYFLKKEKLLFFLIFLFIILIIITRPPYEKILNFIDWNTIFFLSGLLIITTSMKNSNYFYYIAEHLSNKIHSKRILSIFLVYMSALLSMILTNDIALFLIIPFTIELKKIVNFDFPRVIILEILSVNIGSSLTPIGNPQNIFLWHYFDINFIEFVVKMMPIVFLQIALITIFSFFMIRDEKLEIHLKEETYNKRKFYFSIFLLITFIIISKTHFLFPFFILIFIYYLIFDKFSIYKTDWNLILVFILFFINFGIISEAEFINFLIEKINLNQNLNLFSFSVLLSQFISNVPATIFISNFSDNWRIISYGVNIGGIGFILGSLANIIGLRLSKIDKGFKEFHKISIPFFLIIFLTIYYILS, encoded by the coding sequence TTGATTGAAAATAATCTAATATATTTTTTAAAAAAAGAAAAACTACTATTTTTTTTAATTTTTCTTTTTATAATATTGATAATAATTACCAGACCACCTTATGAAAAAATTCTAAATTTCATAGATTGGAATACTATATTTTTTTTATCCGGACTTTTGATAATTACTACATCTATGAAAAACAGTAATTACTTTTATTATATTGCTGAACATTTATCCAATAAAATACATTCAAAAAGAATTCTTTCTATTTTTCTTGTATATATGTCTGCATTATTATCTATGATTTTAACGAATGATATTGCTTTATTTTTGATAATACCATTTACAATTGAATTGAAAAAAATAGTGAATTTTGATTTTCCCAGAGTTATTATTCTGGAAATTTTGAGCGTAAATATAGGTTCATCACTTACTCCCATCGGAAATCCGCAAAATATATTTCTATGGCATTATTTTGATATAAATTTTATAGAATTTGTTGTTAAAATGATGCCAATTGTTTTCTTACAAATAGCTTTAATCACTATATTTTCTTTTTTTATGATTAGAGATGAGAAATTAGAAATACATCTAAAAGAAGAAACATATAATAAAAGAAAGTTTTACTTTTCTATTTTTTTACTAATTACTTTTATTATAATATCAAAAACGCATTTCCTTTTTCCATTTTTTATCCTTATATTTATTTATTATCTTATTTTTGACAAATTCAGTATTTATAAAACTGATTGGAACCTTATATTAGTTTTTATTTTGTTCTTTATAAATTTTGGAATTATTTCAGAAGCTGAGTTTATAAATTTTTTAATAGAAAAAATAAATCTAAATCAAAATTTGAATCTTTTTTCTTTTAGCGTTTTGCTATCGCAATTTATCAGTAATGTACCTGCTACAATTTTTATTTCAAATTTTTCAGATAACTGGAGGATAATAAGTTATGGAGTAAACATTGGCGGTATAGGTTTTATTTTAGGTTCTCTTGCTAATATAATTGGTTTAAGATTATCTAAAATAGATAAAGGGTTTAAAGAATTTCATAAAATTTCTATTCCATTTTTTCTTATTATATTTCTTACAATATATTATATATTGTCATAA
- the purH gene encoding bifunctional phosphoribosylaminoimidazolecarboxamide formyltransferase/IMP cyclohydrolase, with amino-acid sequence MKRALISVYYKENIEKLAEVLIENEYEIISTGNTAKYLENHGFKVIRVEDITDFPEILNGRVKTLHPKIHGGILARNTKEDKKTIENLNIKKIDFVYVNLYPFKEKMEENLNTAQLIEYIDIGGPTLIRAAAKNFENTIILVDPDDIDLIIESIKNPNYKTRLYLASKAFNLTAYYDSIISSYFNKILNIDFPEYMTLPLKKKSELRYGENSHQKAMFYENVIENGFFKNFEQLNGKELSYNNFKDIDIAWKIVNEFDEKVCCAVKHQTPCGVAVGKTNYEAYKKAYECDPISIFGGIVAFNNKVTEDTAKEIKKIFLEVIIAPDFDNKALEILKKKKNLRIIKANIPPIEKLEYSSIDGGILVQERDVKLFEKFEIVTNNKIEKELMEELIFAFKIVKYAKSNAIVVSKNKMAKGIGSGQPNRIWAAIDALDRAKDGIVLASDAFFPFDDVVKKAGEYKIKAIIQPGGSIRDEDSIKAAEKLGISMVFTYMRHFKH; translated from the coding sequence ATGAAAAGAGCACTTATTTCTGTTTATTATAAAGAAAATATAGAAAAATTAGCTGAAGTTTTAATTGAAAATGAATATGAAATAATTTCAACTGGAAATACTGCAAAATATTTAGAAAATCACGGATTTAAAGTTATTCGCGTTGAAGATATAACAGATTTTCCAGAAATATTAAATGGCAGAGTGAAAACTTTGCATCCTAAAATTCATGGAGGAATATTAGCCAGAAATACAAAAGAAGACAAAAAGACCATTGAAAATTTAAATATAAAAAAGATAGATTTTGTTTATGTAAACCTTTATCCTTTTAAAGAAAAAATGGAAGAAAATTTAAACACAGCACAATTAATAGAATATATAGATATAGGTGGTCCAACATTAATTCGTGCAGCTGCCAAAAATTTTGAAAATACAATAATTTTAGTTGATCCAGACGATATAGATCTAATAATAGAAAGTATTAAAAATCCCAATTATAAAACAAGGTTATACCTTGCATCAAAAGCATTTAATTTAACTGCTTATTATGACTCTATTATATCTTCTTATTTCAATAAAATACTAAATATAGATTTCCCTGAATATATGACATTGCCATTAAAAAAGAAAAGTGAATTGAGATATGGAGAAAATTCTCATCAAAAGGCTATGTTTTATGAAAATGTTATAGAAAACGGTTTTTTCAAAAATTTTGAACAATTAAATGGAAAAGAATTATCTTATAATAATTTTAAAGATATAGATATTGCATGGAAAATTGTTAATGAATTTGATGAAAAGGTTTGTTGTGCTGTAAAACATCAAACTCCATGTGGTGTTGCTGTTGGAAAAACAAATTATGAAGCATATAAAAAAGCATATGAATGTGACCCCATTTCAATATTTGGAGGTATTGTTGCATTTAATAATAAAGTTACAGAGGATACAGCAAAAGAAATAAAAAAAATATTTTTAGAGGTTATTATAGCACCTGATTTTGATAATAAAGCACTTGAAATTTTAAAAAAGAAAAAAAATTTAAGGATAATAAAAGCTAACATTCCACCTATTGAAAAACTTGAATATTCATCAATAGATGGAGGTATATTGGTACAAGAAAGAGATGTAAAATTATTTGAAAAATTTGAAATTGTAACAAATAATAAAATTGAAAAGGAATTAATGGAAGAATTAATTTTTGCATTCAAAATAGTAAAATATGCAAAATCAAATGCTATAGTTGTTTCGAAAAATAAGATGGCAAAAGGAATAGGTTCGGGACAACCAAATAGAATATGGGCTGCAATTGATGCTTTGGATAGAGCTAAAGATGGAATAGTATTAGCTTCAGATGCTTTTTTCCCATTTGATGATGTTGTAAAAAAAGCTGGAGAATATAAAATAAAAGCTATAATTCAACCGGGAGGATCAATAAGAGATGAAGATTCAATAAAGGCAGCAGAAAAACTTGGAATTTCTATGGTATTTACATATATGAGACATTTTAAACATTAA
- the purN gene encoding phosphoribosylglycinamide formyltransferase — protein MKKKIVVLASGNGSNFEAIVKKLRNRYEIKLISDNKKAFVLQRAINLYIDYEIVNFKDFKKREDFERKLFEYLKKEHPDLIVLAGFMKILPEYIVEYFNNKIINIHPSLLPAFKGLNAIKKALDYGVKYTGITVHYVNNELDGGKIIAQEVVKVEYNDSLESLEEKIHKIEHRLYPKVIDKILRKI, from the coding sequence ATGAAGAAAAAAATAGTTGTTCTTGCATCTGGTAATGGTTCGAATTTTGAAGCAATAGTAAAAAAATTAAGGAATAGATATGAAATAAAATTAATAAGTGACAATAAAAAAGCTTTTGTTTTACAAAGAGCCATAAATTTATATATAGATTATGAAATAGTAAATTTTAAAGATTTTAAAAAAAGAGAAGATTTTGAAAGAAAATTATTTGAATATTTGAAAAAAGAACATCCGGATTTAATAGTATTAGCTGGATTTATGAAAATATTACCTGAATATATAGTAGAATATTTTAACAATAAAATAATAAATATACACCCTTCTTTACTTCCTGCATTTAAAGGGTTGAATGCAATAAAAAAAGCTTTAGATTATGGTGTTAAATATACTGGAATTACCGTGCATTATGTAAATAATGAGTTAGATGGAGGTAAGATTATAGCTCAGGAAGTGGTAAAAGTGGAATACAACGATTCCTTAGAAAGTCTTGAAGAAAAAATTCATAAAATAGAACATAGATTATATCCTAAGGTAATAGATAAAATTCTAAGAAAAATATAG